The Polyangiaceae bacterium genome includes a region encoding these proteins:
- a CDS encoding 50S ribosomal protein L11 methyltransferase, with protein MTADVAHRLVEKLSIERDGELVRLRAGDAVVTGTPELLVALDLLCSQPRPRELVRQRPELGVAVGRLCDAGWVVPVNHPAPAERHRGFDDPTIHVRMLDDAARTAAYLDAIAGLVRPGDVVVDLGTGCGVLAVAAAKAGARRVFAIEAGEMACLAERLALANGVGDRVEVVRGWSTRADLPERANALITETIGNEPLGESILELVQDARRRFLLPDARVIPNSLRLSVELLWVPNEQGSALGDRAASALARGGRDGLELAALTRLTQAPGFRVESGSAQSWPRLSDPTPLVTLDLARHETAVVDATTRVTTTQGGSVNGAVVSAEVVLAPGLSVFTGRRGPENSWSAWVHRVPATRVRAGETLTVRYHRGLGGARVEVTR; from the coding sequence ATGACCGCTGACGTGGCCCATCGCCTGGTAGAGAAGCTCTCCATCGAACGCGACGGTGAGCTCGTCCGCCTGCGGGCGGGCGACGCGGTGGTGACCGGCACTCCCGAGCTCCTCGTCGCGCTCGACCTCTTGTGCTCACAGCCGCGCCCACGCGAGCTCGTGCGGCAGCGCCCCGAGCTCGGGGTGGCTGTGGGTCGCCTCTGCGACGCCGGCTGGGTCGTCCCCGTGAATCACCCTGCACCCGCGGAGCGTCACCGCGGTTTCGATGATCCTACCATTCATGTTCGGATGCTCGACGACGCTGCTCGCACCGCGGCGTACCTCGATGCGATTGCCGGACTCGTGCGCCCCGGAGACGTGGTCGTCGACTTGGGCACCGGCTGCGGCGTCCTGGCGGTGGCGGCTGCAAAGGCCGGCGCACGTCGAGTCTTCGCCATCGAAGCAGGCGAGATGGCGTGCCTCGCTGAGCGCTTGGCTCTCGCCAACGGTGTAGGAGATCGCGTCGAGGTCGTGCGTGGCTGGTCCACCAGAGCAGACCTGCCAGAACGCGCGAACGCCCTGATCACCGAGACGATCGGCAACGAGCCGTTGGGCGAGAGCATCCTGGAGCTCGTGCAGGATGCGCGGCGTCGGTTCCTGCTGCCGGACGCCCGCGTCATCCCGAACTCTCTGCGTCTCTCGGTCGAGCTCTTGTGGGTGCCGAACGAGCAAGGGAGCGCCCTCGGCGACCGCGCCGCCAGCGCCCTGGCCCGGGGCGGCCGCGACGGGCTCGAGCTGGCGGCACTCACGAGACTGACGCAGGCGCCTGGGTTCCGGGTCGAAAGCGGCTCCGCCCAATCATGGCCGCGCCTCTCCGACCCCACGCCACTGGTCACTCTGGACCTGGCTCGCCACGAGACCGCCGTGGTCGACGCGACGACGCGAGTCACCACCACGCAGGGTGGCAGCGTGAACGGCGCCGTCGTCTCGGCCGAGGTCGTGCTCGCGCCGGGCCTCTCAGTGTTCACCGGGCGAAGAGGCCCCGAGAACAGCTGGTCCGCGTGGGTGCACCGCGTGCCGGCCACGCGCGTTCGGGCTGGAGAAACGCTGACCGTGCGCTATCACCGCGGGCTCGGAGGCGCGCGCGTCGAGGTCACTCGCTAG
- a CDS encoding GDP-L-fucose synthase: MIDWKNTRVVVTGGAGFLGSFVVEKLRERGVKEIVIPRSRDYDLVDGDAVRRLLADAKPDVVLHLAARVGGIGANRENPGRFFYENAMMGIQLLHESWRAGVKKFVACGTICAYPKFTPVPFREDDIWNGYPEETNAPYGIAKKVMSVQSAGYREQYGFNSVVVYPVNLYGPRDNFDLQSSHVIPAMLRKFHEAKKAGDAEVVLWGDGSPTREFFYVEDCAEGLLLTAERYDSSEPMNLGSGEEISIRELAEKVQRLVGYEGRVVWDATKPNGQPRRRLDVSRARERIGFEARVKLSQGLGRTLDWWVKNGRAQEP, from the coding sequence ATGATCGACTGGAAGAACACCCGGGTCGTAGTCACCGGTGGCGCGGGCTTCCTGGGCAGCTTCGTGGTCGAGAAGCTCCGGGAGCGCGGGGTCAAGGAGATCGTGATCCCGCGGTCGCGGGACTACGACTTGGTGGACGGCGACGCCGTTCGGAGGCTGCTCGCCGACGCGAAGCCCGACGTCGTCCTGCACCTGGCCGCGCGCGTCGGCGGCATCGGGGCGAACCGCGAGAACCCCGGGCGCTTCTTCTACGAGAACGCCATGATGGGCATCCAGCTCCTGCACGAGAGCTGGCGGGCCGGCGTGAAGAAGTTCGTCGCCTGCGGCACCATCTGCGCCTACCCGAAGTTCACGCCGGTGCCGTTCAGGGAGGACGACATCTGGAACGGCTATCCCGAAGAGACGAACGCGCCTTACGGCATCGCCAAGAAGGTGATGAGCGTGCAGTCGGCCGGGTATCGCGAGCAGTACGGGTTCAACTCGGTGGTCGTGTACCCGGTCAACCTGTACGGTCCGCGGGACAACTTCGACCTTCAGTCGAGCCACGTGATCCCGGCGATGCTGAGGAAGTTTCACGAGGCGAAGAAGGCAGGGGACGCAGAGGTCGTGCTGTGGGGGGATGGGTCGCCGACGAGGGAGTTCTTCTACGTCGAGGATTGCGCGGAGGGCCTGCTCCTGACCGCGGAGCGTTACGACTCGAGCGAGCCGATGAACTTGGGGTCGGGGGAGGAGATCTCGATCAGGGAGCTGGCGGAGAAGGTGCAGCGGCTGGTCGGGTACGAGGGGCGCGTCGTGTGGGATGCGACGAAGCCGAATGGGCAGCCGCGAAGGCGGCTGGATGTGTCGAGAGCCAGGGAGAGGATTGGGTTCGAGGCGAGGGTGAAGTTGAGTCAGGGGCTCGGGCGGACGCTCGACTGGTGGGTCAAGAACGGGCGCGCCCAGGAGCCCTAG
- the gmd gene encoding GDP-mannose 4,6-dehydratase → MPKAIITGITGQDGSYLAELLLAKGYDVWGLVRRSSSFNTQRIDHLYQDPHVKDVKLRLVYGDLNDSTSLANVLEEVKPDEVYNLGAQSHVRVSYDIPEYTGEISGMGSVRLLEAIRRLDLKTRFYQASSSELYGKVHEVPQKETTPFHPRSPYAAAKAYAFYITLNYREAYGMFAVNGILFNHESPRRGETFVTRKITRGATRIKVGLQQKLYLGNLEAKRDWGFAGDYVEGMWRMLQAPEPDDFVLATGETHSVREFAEKVFASLDLDYKQYVEYDAKYERPAEVDLLLGDYTKAKTKLGWEPKVSFDELVKMMVESDLVLAKEEKAVAEHKERVRRGES, encoded by the coding sequence ATGCCCAAAGCGATCATCACCGGCATCACCGGCCAAGACGGCTCCTACCTGGCCGAGCTCCTGCTCGCGAAGGGGTACGACGTCTGGGGCCTGGTCCGCCGTTCCTCGAGCTTCAACACGCAGCGCATCGACCACCTGTACCAGGATCCGCACGTCAAGGACGTGAAGCTCCGCCTGGTGTACGGCGACCTGAACGACTCGACCTCCCTCGCCAACGTGCTCGAGGAGGTGAAGCCCGACGAGGTCTACAACCTGGGCGCCCAGAGCCACGTGCGCGTGAGCTACGACATCCCGGAGTACACCGGCGAGATCAGCGGCATGGGCTCCGTCCGCCTGCTCGAGGCCATCCGCCGCCTGGACCTGAAGACGCGCTTCTACCAGGCCAGCTCCAGCGAGCTCTACGGCAAGGTCCACGAGGTCCCCCAGAAGGAGACCACGCCCTTCCACCCGCGCAGCCCCTACGCCGCGGCCAAGGCCTACGCCTTCTACATCACGCTGAACTACCGCGAGGCCTACGGCATGTTCGCGGTGAACGGGATCCTGTTCAACCACGAGTCGCCCAGACGTGGAGAGACCTTCGTCACGCGCAAGATCACCCGCGGCGCCACGCGCATCAAGGTGGGCTTGCAGCAGAAGCTCTACCTAGGCAACCTGGAGGCCAAGCGCGACTGGGGCTTCGCCGGCGATTACGTGGAGGGCATGTGGCGCATGCTGCAAGCCCCCGAGCCCGACGACTTCGTGCTCGCCACCGGCGAGACCCACAGCGTGCGCGAGTTCGCCGAGAAGGTCTTCGCCAGCCTCGACCTCGACTACAAGCAGTACGTCGAATACGACGCCAAGTACGAGCGCCCCGCCGAGGTGGACTTGCTGCTCGGCGACTACACCAAGGCCAAGACGAAGCTCGGCTGGGAGCCGAAGGTGAGCTTCGACGAGCTGGTGAAGATGATGGTGGAGTCGGATCTAGTGCTCGCCAAGGAGGAGAAGGCAGTGGCGGAGCACAAGGAGCGTGTCCGTCGAGGCGAGTCATGA
- a CDS encoding four helix bundle protein: protein MRVLDSLEDMVRDVHQLADQVARHDRDLAGQMKRASNSAALNGSEGVWNKGGKRRSRLEDALNSARETVMALRIARACRYLPPAEATRVMASLDGIIAVLWVLAYRR from the coding sequence ATGAGAGTCCTGGATTCGCTCGAAGACATGGTGCGCGACGTTCATCAGCTCGCAGATCAGGTCGCCCGGCACGATCGCGACCTGGCGGGTCAGATGAAGCGCGCCAGCAACAGCGCGGCGCTGAACGGCAGCGAAGGTGTGTGGAACAAGGGAGGGAAGCGCCGCTCGCGGCTCGAGGACGCCCTCAACTCCGCTCGCGAGACCGTCATGGCCCTGCGCATCGCGCGAGCGTGTCGCTACCTGCCGCCGGCCGAGGCGACGCGGGTCATGGCGAGCCTCGACGGCATCATCGCCGTGCTCTGGGTCCTCGCGTACCGGAGGTGA
- a CDS encoding GNAT family N-acetyltransferase, producing MHAQAARTARTFVWHAGDEIVVGYFSLAAHLVHRAGIPKRVGRGAPDSIPAVLLARLALHRRLRGQGLGGELLWDALARTVAASEVAAARVVVVDAIDAAAAGFYAHHGFVPVPGNPFRLVQKVSDIASALGRGRSR from the coding sequence ATGCACGCCCAGGCGGCGCGTACCGCCCGGACGTTCGTCTGGCACGCCGGAGACGAGATCGTGGTCGGATACTTCAGCCTCGCAGCCCATCTGGTCCACCGAGCCGGCATTCCGAAGCGCGTCGGGCGTGGCGCGCCGGACAGCATTCCAGCCGTGCTGCTCGCCAGGCTCGCTCTGCATCGCCGCTTGCGCGGGCAGGGCCTCGGGGGCGAGCTGCTCTGGGACGCCCTGGCGCGCACAGTTGCAGCGAGCGAGGTCGCCGCCGCCAGGGTCGTTGTGGTCGATGCCATCGATGCGGCGGCGGCGGGTTTCTACGCGCACCATGGGTTCGTTCCGGTGCCCGGCAATCCGTTCCGACTGGTTCAGAAGGTCAGCGACATCGCTTCCGCGCTGGGACGCGGACGGTCCAGATGA
- a CDS encoding DUF1778 domain-containing protein: protein MSTTSPRTERIELRAEPDRAKRIRHAAKLRRQSVSAFMLDAASERAERVIAEETTTTVPSSFFEKLWKGLETAPRANRALAKRAAAPRRVVQK, encoded by the coding sequence ATGTCCACGACCTCCCCAAGGACCGAACGCATCGAACTGCGGGCTGAGCCGGACCGCGCAAAGCGCATTCGCCACGCAGCGAAGCTTCGCCGGCAGTCCGTGAGCGCCTTCATGCTCGACGCGGCCAGCGAAAGAGCGGAGCGGGTGATCGCGGAGGAGACGACCACGACGGTACCCTCGTCGTTCTTCGAAAAGCTCTGGAAAGGTTTGGAAACCGCACCACGGGCGAATCGCGCGCTCGCGAAACGTGCCGCCGCTCCGCGGCGAGTCGTTCAGAAGTGA
- a CDS encoding four helix bundle protein, which yields MRVLDSLEDMVRDVHQLADQVARHDRDLAGQMKRASNSAALNGSEGVWNKAGKRRSRLEDALNSARETVMALRIARACRYLPPAEATRVMASLDGIIAVLWVLAYRR from the coding sequence ATGAGAGTCCTGGATTCGCTCGAAGACATGGTGCGCGACGTTCATCAGCTCGCAGATCAGGTCGCCCGGCACGATCGCGACCTGGCGGGTCAGATGAAGCGCGCCAGCAACAGCGCGGCGCTGAACGGCAGCGAGGGTGTGTGGAACAAGGCCGGCAAGCGCCGCTCGCGGCTCGAGGACGCCCTCAACTCCGCTCGCGAGACCGTCATGGCCCTGCGCATCGCGCGAGCGTGTCGCTACCTGCCGCCGGCCGAGGCGACGCGGGTCATGGCCAGCCTCGACGGCATCATCGCCGTGCTCTGGGTCCTCGCGTACCGGAGGTGA
- a CDS encoding DUF433 domain-containing protein, whose amino-acid sequence MDPARQIEPHIDDTVPRPVVSGTDIKVSQIASEAEHLGMTPDEIVEAHPHLSLADVHAALAYYYDHQAAIQRDWQDARKVISSLREHDPRRTPQPRR is encoded by the coding sequence ATGGATCCCGCGCGCCAGATCGAGCCCCACATCGACGACACCGTGCCGCGACCGGTGGTCTCGGGCACGGACATCAAGGTCAGCCAGATCGCGAGTGAAGCCGAACATCTGGGGATGACTCCGGACGAAATCGTCGAGGCCCACCCGCACTTGAGCCTCGCGGACGTGCACGCGGCGCTCGCGTACTACTACGACCACCAAGCAGCCATCCAGCGAGACTGGCAGGACGCGCGTAAAGTCATCTCGTCGCTGCGCGAGCATGACCCCCGGCGGACACCTCAACCCCGGCGGTGA
- a CDS encoding DUF5615 family PIN-like protein, with product MRRAVDVLTAGDADLLGASDEQQLRRATEMARVVLTGDHDFLRLTQAPSVAFPGLNGEAKKRNPNLVLIPNLILNLILILFLFLFLNLFLILILVLVLNLFLNHLESIDSFEPWSPGARGARLEECTLSRRDHRH from the coding sequence GTGCGTCGCGCTGTCGATGTGCTGACCGCGGGTGACGCGGATCTGTTGGGCGCCTCGGATGAGCAGCAGCTGCGGCGTGCGACGGAAATGGCTCGCGTCGTCCTGACGGGCGACCACGACTTCCTGCGCCTGACCCAAGCGCCGTCCGTTGCGTTTCCTGGGCTGAATGGGGAAGCGAAGAAGAGAAATCCGAACCTGGTCCTGATCCCGAACCTGATCCTGAACCTGATCCTGATCCTGTTCCTGTTCCTGTTCCTGAACCTGTTCCTGATCCTGATCCTGGTCCTGGTCCTGAACCTGTTCCTGAACCATCTGGAAAGTATCGACTCCTTCGAGCCCTGGTCCCCCGGAGCGCGGGGCGCTAGACTCGAGGAATGCACGCTTTCGAGGCGCGACCACCGCCACTGA
- a CDS encoding DUF433 domain-containing protein, whose protein sequence is MHAFEARPPPLTEGEEGVLRVAGTRVTLDSLVAAFDRGATPEEIVHRYPSVDLTAVYEVIAYMLRNRAVVDEYLTARGRKASELQANVEKQFPPDGIRQRLLARRERDVPG, encoded by the coding sequence ATGCACGCTTTCGAGGCGCGACCACCGCCACTGACCGAGGGTGAGGAGGGCGTCCTCCGCGTGGCCGGCACGCGCGTGACACTCGACTCGCTGGTCGCAGCGTTCGACCGTGGGGCCACTCCCGAGGAGATCGTCCATCGTTATCCGTCGGTCGATCTCACGGCGGTGTACGAGGTAATCGCCTACATGCTGCGGAATCGAGCGGTCGTGGACGAGTACCTGACTGCGCGCGGGCGCAAGGCCAGCGAGCTGCAGGCGAATGTCGAAAAGCAGTTTCCTCCGGATGGCATTCGCCAACGGCTGCTGGCGCGCCGCGAGCGCGACGTCCCGGGATGA
- a CDS encoding DUF5615 family PIN-like protein: MMRFAVDEDFDNDIVRGLRRRLPGVDLIRVQDAGLRGADDPAVLAWAADNARILLTHDVSTMVHHALDRVRLGRRMPGLLAVHQQLSIGAVIDDLVLIATLGDGAEWENQVRYLPLR; this comes from the coding sequence ATGATGCGCTTCGCCGTCGACGAAGACTTTGACAACGACATCGTGCGCGGACTCAGGCGGCGCTTGCCGGGTGTCGATCTGATTCGCGTGCAAGACGCCGGCCTCCGCGGCGCTGACGACCCGGCTGTTCTCGCCTGGGCGGCAGACAACGCCCGGATCCTATTGACGCATGACGTGTCGACCATGGTCCACCACGCCCTGGACCGTGTGCGGCTCGGGCGCCGTATGCCCGGGTTGCTCGCTGTCCATCAGCAGTTGTCGATCGGAGCGGTGATTGACGACCTAGTGCTCATCGCAACTCTCGGCGATGGCGCGGAGTGGGAGAACCAGGTGCGCTACCTGCCGTTGCGCTGA
- a CDS encoding four helix bundle protein: protein MRVLDLLEDMVRDVHQLADQVARHDRDLAGQMKSASNSAALNGSEGVWNKAGKRRSRLEDALNSARETVMALRIARACRYLPPAEATRVMASLDGIIAVLSVLAYRR, encoded by the coding sequence ATGAGAGTCCTGGATTTGCTCGAAGACATGGTGCGCGACGTTCATCAGCTCGCAGATCAGGTCGCCCGGCACGATCGCGACCTCGCCGGTCAGATGAAGAGCGCCAGCAACAGCGCGGCGCTGAACGGTAGCGAAGGTGTGTGGAACAAGGCCGGCAAGCGTCGGTCGCGGCTGGAGGACGCGCTCAACTCCGCTCGCGAGACCGTCATGGCCCTGCGCATCGCGCGGGCTTGCCGCTACCTGCCGCCGGCCGAGGCGACGCGGGTCATGGCGAGCCTCGACGGCATCATCGCCGTGCTCTCGGTCCTCGCGTACCGGAGGTGA
- a CDS encoding Uma2 family endonuclease translates to MAARYDEQIVLPRAIRFPVELIPPEGFDEERPETWPRVDGRLEYVEGRLLYLPPCGDEQQDVVADVVITVGAWVRAHREFVLGTNEAGMRLSGTTRAADAAVWRRSDLGSRTGGLRRVPPVLAVEVAALDEPEGALAEKTSWYLSVGVPVVWVVLPAARQVLVTTADGSARFECGSALPAHPALPGLVPRVDDFFVQLSGG, encoded by the coding sequence ATGGCCGCGCGATATGACGAGCAGATCGTCCTGCCTCGCGCGATTCGGTTTCCCGTCGAGCTCATCCCGCCCGAGGGATTCGACGAAGAGCGCCCGGAGACGTGGCCACGCGTGGACGGGCGGCTCGAGTACGTCGAAGGGAGACTTCTCTACCTGCCGCCGTGCGGGGACGAACAGCAGGACGTGGTGGCCGACGTGGTGATCACCGTCGGGGCCTGGGTCCGAGCCCATCGGGAGTTCGTCCTTGGCACCAACGAAGCAGGAATGCGCTTGTCCGGAACGACCCGCGCCGCAGACGCCGCAGTTTGGCGACGCTCGGACCTGGGCTCGCGAACCGGCGGGCTACGCCGCGTTCCACCAGTGTTGGCCGTGGAGGTCGCGGCGCTCGACGAGCCCGAGGGCGCCCTCGCGGAAAAGACCAGCTGGTACCTGTCTGTGGGCGTCCCGGTGGTCTGGGTGGTGCTGCCCGCCGCGCGCCAGGTTCTCGTCACGACCGCCGACGGCAGCGCGCGGTTCGAATGCGGCTCCGCGTTGCCAGCGCACCCGGCGTTGCCGGGCCTCGTGCCACGGGTCGATGACTTCTTCGTGCAGCTCTCCGGGGGCTGA
- a CDS encoding helix-turn-helix transcriptional regulator — MRSAVLDVMPLKVRRSLRTFGADLALARRKRGLTVAMMAERLGVAKSTYVRIEKGDPTVSLGAYAMALFVLGFGDALGTLVHASRDAQGLLLGDEHLPKRVRPKREPTAT; from the coding sequence ATGCGTTCCGCCGTCCTCGACGTCATGCCGCTGAAGGTCCGGCGCTCCCTGCGTACGTTCGGCGCCGATCTCGCGCTCGCGCGGCGCAAACGCGGCCTCACCGTGGCGATGATGGCGGAGCGCCTGGGCGTCGCCAAGAGCACGTACGTGCGCATCGAGAAGGGCGATCCGACGGTTTCCCTGGGCGCCTACGCCATGGCGTTGTTCGTGCTTGGCTTCGGCGACGCGCTCGGCACTTTGGTGCACGCAAGCCGCGACGCTCAGGGCCTGTTGCTGGGCGACGAGCACCTGCCCAAGCGGGTGCGGCCGAAGCGAGAGCCCACGGCGACATGA
- a CDS encoding type II toxin-antitoxin system HipA family toxin gives MKRTMRVFLGDDNRSVGQLHHAALGAREHASFEYDPTWLGAPDHFAIDPALPLVAGPQFHRKVGDGSIFHSAIADTEPDGWSRRVILRDHAKRRQEAKRSGAAVEHRALDALDFLLAVDDHSRVGALRFRDEQGLFQRAAEPHRRTAPPLVELGMLLSATRAVETHSETAADLAYLRGRGTSIGGLRPKCTVVDDDGRLSIGKFPSVNDERAVTKGEVLAMRLAKTAGINAAAARVVDSDGVPVALVRRFDRLGSGKRLMYVSAATMLGAAASDASDHAYTDLVDVLRTSGAAAQTDIDELWRRMAFSILITNVDDHLHNHGFLHVERGNWRLAPAFDLNPFPERARELKTWISEETGPEATIDALLSVAPYFRISAHRALDILREVEQAVARWREQGRAIGMSELELDQFEDAFEHAERSAARVALGG, from the coding sequence ATGAAGCGCACGATGCGGGTCTTCCTCGGCGACGACAACCGCTCGGTCGGCCAACTCCACCATGCGGCGCTGGGTGCGCGCGAGCACGCTTCGTTCGAGTACGACCCCACCTGGCTCGGGGCGCCGGACCACTTCGCCATCGACCCGGCTTTGCCCCTGGTCGCCGGTCCCCAGTTTCATCGCAAGGTCGGAGACGGCTCCATCTTCCACTCCGCCATCGCCGATACCGAGCCCGACGGTTGGAGCCGGCGCGTCATCTTGCGCGACCACGCCAAGCGCCGCCAGGAGGCCAAGCGCTCCGGTGCGGCGGTCGAGCACCGAGCACTCGACGCGCTCGACTTCCTTCTGGCCGTCGATGATCACAGCCGGGTTGGAGCACTCCGCTTTCGAGACGAGCAGGGGCTCTTCCAGCGGGCCGCCGAGCCCCATCGCCGCACTGCGCCGCCGCTCGTCGAGCTCGGGATGCTGCTCTCCGCTACCCGCGCGGTCGAGACCCACAGCGAGACGGCGGCCGATCTCGCGTACCTGAGAGGCCGAGGCACTTCGATCGGAGGCCTGCGTCCGAAGTGCACGGTCGTCGATGACGACGGGCGCCTCTCCATCGGCAAGTTCCCGAGCGTCAACGATGAGCGGGCTGTCACAAAGGGAGAGGTGCTGGCGATGCGCCTGGCCAAGACCGCCGGCATCAACGCGGCTGCGGCGCGGGTCGTCGACAGCGACGGAGTGCCGGTCGCGCTCGTTCGCCGCTTCGATCGCCTGGGGAGCGGCAAGCGCCTCATGTACGTCTCTGCCGCCACGATGCTCGGGGCGGCAGCGTCCGACGCGAGCGACCACGCCTACACGGACCTGGTCGACGTTCTTCGGACGAGCGGAGCAGCAGCCCAAACCGACATCGATGAGCTCTGGCGGCGCATGGCGTTCTCCATCTTGATCACGAACGTCGATGACCACCTGCACAATCACGGCTTCCTGCACGTCGAGCGGGGCAACTGGCGACTGGCGCCGGCGTTCGACCTGAACCCGTTTCCAGAACGAGCGCGAGAGCTGAAGACGTGGATCTCCGAAGAGACCGGACCGGAAGCGACGATCGATGCGCTGCTCTCGGTCGCTCCCTATTTCCGGATTTCTGCGCACCGCGCCCTGGACATTCTGCGGGAAGTCGAGCAAGCCGTGGCGCGCTGGCGTGAGCAGGGTCGCGCCATCGGCATGAGTGAGCTGGAGCTCGACCAGTTCGAGGATGCGTTCGAGCACGCGGAGCGCAGCGCCGCTCGAGTTGCGCTGGGTGGGTGA